From the genome of Ralstonia pickettii, one region includes:
- a CDS encoding deoxyguanosinetriphosphate triphosphohydrolase, with amino-acid sequence MNDRFDVPSAPFDLEGPLAPYAAHSAQTRGRVHVEPPSTSRTEFQRDRDRIIHSTAFRRLEYKTQVFVNHEGDLFRTRLTHSLEVAQIARSIARSLRLNEDLVEAISLAHDLGHTPFGHAGQDALNDCMKPYGGFEHNLQSLLVVDRLEERYGGFDGLNLTFETREGILKHCSRNNAATLGDLGRRFLDGQQPSLEAQLANLADEVAYNNHDIDDGLRSGLITLEQLEDVPLWVVHRREAEAAFPDVSGRRLINETIRRIINALIVDLIGTTRASIAEAAPQSIEDVRAAPALVAFSEPMREEARVLKRFLFDNLYRHYLVMRMAAKARRIIDDLFGAFMDDPRLLPPQYQAKTHPEEQPRWIAHYIAGMTDRYAIKEHRRIFAVDAV; translated from the coding sequence ATGAACGACCGATTTGATGTGCCGTCCGCGCCGTTCGATCTCGAAGGCCCTCTCGCTCCTTATGCCGCGCATTCGGCGCAGACGCGCGGCCGCGTACACGTCGAGCCGCCATCCACATCGCGCACGGAGTTCCAGCGTGACCGCGATCGCATCATCCACAGCACCGCTTTCCGCCGGCTCGAATACAAGACGCAGGTCTTCGTGAATCACGAGGGCGACCTGTTCCGGACGCGGCTCACGCACAGCCTGGAGGTCGCGCAGATTGCCCGTTCGATTGCGCGCAGCCTGCGCCTGAACGAAGACCTGGTGGAAGCGATTTCGCTGGCACACGATCTCGGCCACACGCCGTTCGGCCATGCGGGGCAGGACGCGCTCAACGATTGCATGAAGCCGTACGGCGGCTTTGAGCACAATCTGCAGAGCCTGCTGGTTGTCGATCGGCTGGAGGAGCGCTACGGCGGTTTCGATGGTTTGAACCTGACCTTCGAAACGCGCGAGGGCATCCTCAAACATTGCTCGCGCAACAACGCCGCCACGCTGGGCGACCTGGGGCGGCGTTTTCTCGATGGGCAACAGCCTTCGCTGGAAGCGCAGCTCGCCAACCTCGCCGATGAGGTTGCATACAACAATCACGACATCGACGACGGCTTGCGTTCCGGCCTGATCACGCTGGAGCAACTTGAAGACGTGCCGTTGTGGGTCGTCCATCGGCGCGAAGCCGAGGCCGCCTTTCCGGACGTCAGTGGCCGCCGCCTGATCAACGAAACCATTCGTCGCATCATCAACGCGCTGATCGTTGATCTGATCGGCACCACGCGTGCCAGTATTGCTGAAGCTGCGCCGCAGAGTATCGAAGATGTGCGTGCCGCGCCGGCGCTCGTCGCGTTTTCCGAGCCGATGCGTGAAGAGGCGCGCGTGCTCAAACGCTTCCTGTTTGACAACCTGTACCGGCATTACCTTGTGATGCGCATGGCCGCGAAGGCACGCCGCATCATCGACGACCTGTTTGGCGCGTTCATGGACGACCCACGCCTGCTGCCGCCGCAATACCAGGCGAAAACTCACCCCGAAGAGCAGCCGCGCTGGATTGCGCATTACATCGCCGGCATGACGGACCGTTACGCCATCAAGGAGCATCGCCGCATCTTTGCCGTGGACGCGGTTTGA
- the aroB gene encoding 3-dehydroquinate synthase, with protein MITVDVDLGDRAYPIHIGSGLLSRAELFAPHIRGARAVIVTNETVAPLYATKVEDAIRSLGKAVDTVVLPDGESFKKWDTLNRIFDALLTAGADRKTTLIALGGGVVGDMTGFAAACYMRGVPFIQVPTTLLSQVDSSVGGKTGINHPLGKNMIGAFHQPQAVLADIDTLRTLPARELAAGMAEVIKHGAIADADYFAWIEQNIKGLNDCDTGLMAEAVRGSVRIKAAVVAQDERETGLRATLNFGHTFGHAIEAGLGYGEWLHGEAVGCGMVMAADLSHRLGFIDIDTRNRITALTRAANLPTVAPDLGVDRFIDLMRVDKKAEAGEIKFVLLRKLGQAFVTTVPDADLRATLQHAVLRPPTEAPVA; from the coding sequence ATGATTACCGTTGATGTTGACCTTGGCGATCGCGCCTATCCGATCCATATCGGCTCGGGGCTGCTGTCCAGGGCTGAGCTGTTCGCCCCCCATATTCGCGGCGCGCGTGCCGTGATCGTCACCAACGAGACGGTCGCGCCGTTGTATGCGACCAAGGTCGAAGACGCCATTCGCTCGCTCGGCAAGGCGGTCGACACGGTTGTATTGCCTGATGGGGAATCGTTCAAGAAGTGGGACACCCTCAACCGCATCTTTGATGCGCTGTTGACGGCGGGTGCGGATCGCAAGACCACGCTGATCGCGCTGGGCGGCGGCGTTGTCGGCGACATGACCGGCTTTGCCGCCGCCTGCTACATGCGCGGTGTGCCGTTCATCCAGGTGCCGACGACGCTGCTCTCACAAGTCGACTCTTCGGTGGGCGGCAAGACGGGCATCAACCACCCGCTGGGCAAAAACATGATCGGCGCGTTCCACCAGCCGCAGGCGGTGCTGGCCGATATCGATACGCTGCGCACGTTGCCTGCCCGAGAGCTGGCGGCCGGCATGGCCGAGGTCATCAAGCATGGCGCAATCGCCGATGCGGATTACTTCGCCTGGATCGAGCAAAACATCAAGGGTCTCAACGATTGCGATACCGGCCTGATGGCCGAAGCCGTGCGTGGCTCGGTGCGCATCAAGGCCGCAGTCGTGGCACAGGATGAGCGCGAGACCGGTCTGCGTGCCACCCTCAATTTCGGCCACACCTTTGGCCACGCCATCGAGGCCGGCCTGGGCTACGGTGAATGGCTGCACGGCGAAGCCGTCGGCTGTGGCATGGTGATGGCGGCGGATCTGTCGCATCGACTGGGCTTTATCGACATCGACACGCGCAACCGCATCACCGCGCTCACGCGTGCGGCGAACCTGCCGACGGTGGCGCCGGACCTCGGCGTTGATCGCTTCATCGACCTGATGCGCGTCGACAAGAAGGCCGAAGCCGGTGAGATCAAGTTCGTGCTGCTACGCAAGCTGGGCCAGGCTTTCGTGACCACGGTGCCCGATGCGGACTTGCGCGCTACCTTGCAGCACGCCGTGCTGCGACCACCGACAGAGGCGCCCGTCGCCTGA
- a CDS encoding shikimate kinase, whose product MSVSNVFFVGLMGAGKTTVGRAVARRLDLPFFDSDHEIEARCGVRVPVIFEHEGEVGFRDRETHMIDELTARDGVVIATGGGAVLRAENRAFLRERGTVIYLRANPHDLYLRTRHDKNRPLLQTENPRAKLEELHAIRDPLYRDVAHFIIETGKPTVAQLVNMVLMQLEVAGIVAPPAGVSTSSQVSPQS is encoded by the coding sequence TTGTCTGTTTCGAACGTATTTTTCGTCGGCTTGATGGGCGCGGGCAAGACCACGGTCGGCCGGGCGGTGGCGCGCCGGCTCGATCTGCCGTTCTTCGACTCCGACCATGAGATCGAAGCGCGGTGCGGCGTGCGCGTGCCGGTTATTTTCGAGCACGAAGGTGAGGTGGGCTTTCGCGATCGGGAAACCCACATGATTGACGAGCTGACCGCGCGCGATGGCGTGGTCATCGCCACGGGCGGGGGCGCCGTGTTGCGGGCCGAAAACCGGGCGTTCCTGCGCGAACGCGGCACGGTGATCTACCTGCGCGCCAATCCGCATGACCTGTATCTGCGCACCCGCCACGACAAGAACCGGCCGCTGCTGCAGACGGAAAACCCGCGTGCGAAGCTCGAGGAGCTGCATGCCATCCGGGATCCCTTGTACCGCGATGTGGCCCACTTCATCATCGAAACGGGCAAGCCCACCGTCGCGCAGCTTGTTAATATGGTGCTGATGCAACTCGAGGTGGCCGGCATTGTGGCGCCGCCCGCAGGCGTCTCCACCTCCTCGCAAGTCTCCCCCCAGTCATGA
- the pilQ gene encoding temperature dependent type IV pilus secretin PilQ: MRLVKGGLSQAARVARGGAVAWLSLCLFMVAGQAVAQQAAPAAVVSGNTIEKVEQATAGESTVVTVTLKSAPTQKPVEFSTQQPARIAIDFFGASFAQGRANYQYGGKLLRSANVVQIGDRTRVVLDLSRQTQYKSEVRGNQYVLTLEAAPVAAAVAAPTFSAPAPVAGAERPAVRNVDFRRGEDLAGRVVVDLSTANSAINIAQQGQNLVVDFVGATLPQSLRRRYDVSDFGTPVQAMRATDNGTGARLIIEPRGNWQYSSYQTDTQFVVEVRPTKEDPNKLISGPGYRGERLSLNFQNIDVRSLLQVFADFTNLNIVTSDSVTGTLSLRLKDVPWDQALQIVLDSKGLASRRNGNVLWVAPRGELATKEKAELESQQQVTELEPLRSQVFRLNYQSAGDVRNMLLGTGAAGGAGGAGGTTSRILSKRGSLTADTRTNQLFVSDIPSKLEEVQAFLLKIDIPVRQVMIEARIVEADDTFSRNLGAKLGFASKTNGAGYGNTYTNVVSPVTKDATWDNSPAISFPANGINGVNAASVAVSLFNAGAGRFLALELSALEADGRGKIVSSPRVVTADNIKALIEQGTEIPYQQATSSGATSVQFKKANLKLEVTPKITPDGNIFLDVDVNKDSVGIQTTNGFAIDTKHVQTQVLVENGGTVVIGGIYTQNERTDINKVPLLGDIPVVGNLFKSTNKINNRTELLVFLTPRVLSDQLSLK; encoded by the coding sequence ATGCGTCTTGTGAAGGGCGGCCTGTCGCAGGCGGCCCGAGTGGCCCGGGGGGGCGCGGTGGCATGGCTTTCACTGTGCCTGTTCATGGTGGCCGGTCAGGCTGTCGCCCAGCAGGCAGCGCCTGCGGCGGTCGTCTCCGGCAACACGATCGAAAAGGTGGAGCAGGCCACGGCCGGCGAATCCACCGTGGTGACGGTCACGCTCAAGAGCGCACCGACGCAGAAGCCGGTGGAGTTCAGCACGCAGCAGCCTGCGCGCATCGCCATCGACTTCTTCGGGGCCAGCTTCGCGCAGGGCCGCGCCAATTACCAATACGGCGGCAAGCTGCTGCGTTCGGCGAACGTCGTGCAGATCGGCGACCGCACCCGCGTCGTGCTCGATCTCTCGCGCCAGACGCAGTACAAGTCGGAGGTGCGCGGTAATCAGTACGTGCTGACGCTGGAAGCCGCGCCGGTGGCAGCGGCTGTCGCAGCGCCGACCTTTTCAGCCCCGGCGCCTGTCGCAGGCGCCGAGCGCCCGGCGGTGCGCAACGTCGATTTCCGCCGCGGCGAAGATCTCGCCGGCCGCGTGGTGGTCGACCTGTCGACAGCCAACTCGGCGATCAACATCGCCCAGCAGGGCCAGAACCTGGTGGTCGATTTCGTGGGCGCGACGCTGCCCCAGTCGCTGCGCCGTCGCTATGACGTGAGCGATTTCGGCACGCCTGTGCAGGCCATGCGTGCGACCGACAACGGCACAGGCGCACGCCTGATCATCGAGCCGCGCGGTAACTGGCAATACAGCTCGTACCAGACCGACACGCAGTTCGTGGTGGAGGTGCGCCCGACCAAGGAAGACCCGAACAAGCTGATTTCCGGCCCCGGCTACCGTGGCGAGCGCCTGTCGCTGAACTTCCAGAACATCGATGTGCGTTCGCTGCTGCAAGTCTTCGCAGACTTCACGAACCTCAACATCGTCACCAGCGACAGCGTGACCGGCACCCTTTCGCTGCGTCTGAAGGATGTGCCCTGGGATCAGGCTCTGCAGATCGTGCTGGACTCGAAGGGCTTGGCATCGCGTCGCAACGGCAACGTCCTGTGGGTTGCGCCGCGCGGCGAGCTGGCGACGAAGGAAAAGGCCGAACTGGAGTCGCAACAGCAAGTGACCGAGCTGGAGCCGTTGCGCAGCCAGGTGTTCCGCCTGAACTATCAGAGCGCCGGCGATGTGCGGAACATGCTGCTGGGCACCGGGGCTGCCGGCGGGGCAGGTGGTGCTGGTGGTACAACTTCTCGGATCCTGTCCAAGCGCGGCTCGCTCACGGCAGATACGCGTACGAACCAGCTGTTCGTCTCGGACATCCCGAGCAAGCTGGAGGAAGTACAGGCATTCCTCCTGAAGATCGACATTCCGGTGCGCCAGGTGATGATCGAAGCGCGCATCGTTGAGGCCGACGACACGTTCAGCCGCAACTTGGGTGCGAAGCTGGGCTTCGCGTCGAAGACGAATGGCGCTGGTTACGGCAATACCTACACCAACGTGGTGTCGCCGGTGACCAAAGATGCCACCTGGGACAACAGCCCGGCGATCAGCTTCCCGGCCAATGGCATCAATGGTGTGAACGCAGCCAGCGTGGCTGTAAGCCTGTTCAACGCCGGTGCCGGCCGCTTCCTGGCGCTGGAGTTGTCTGCGCTGGAAGCTGATGGTCGCGGCAAGATCGTCTCTAGCCCGCGTGTTGTGACTGCGGACAACATCAAGGCGCTGATCGAGCAGGGTACTGAGATTCCGTACCAACAGGCGACCTCATCCGGTGCAACTTCCGTGCAATTTAAGAAGGCCAACCTGAAGCTGGAAGTGACGCCCAAGATCACGCCGGATGGCAACATCTTCCTCGATGTCGACGTCAACAAGGACAGCGTGGGTATCCAGACCACCAACGGCTTCGCTATCGACACCAAGCACGTGCAGACGCAGGTGCTGGTCGAGAACGGCGGCACGGTCGTGATCGGCGGTATCTACACGCAGAACGAGCGGACCGACATCAACAAGGTGCCGTTGCTGGGCGATATTCCGGTGGTGGGCAATCTGTTCAAGAGCACGAACAAGATCAACAATCGCACCGAGTTGCTGGTCTTCCTGACGCCGCGTGTGCTCTCCGATCAACTGTCGCTGAAGTAA
- a CDS encoding pilus assembly protein PilP yields the protein MRGRTMSRRRMSHVLRLSPLCLAVVLTACGASEDDELQQWMQQARQSVSTTVPPLPEPKPYAPREYTTTKQTDPFSVQKVAELSRAQNESPEPNRRREPLEDYPLEAFKLVGTMKRNGETEAVVSVGDKTQHVHVGQYIGQNYGRIVRIGDQELTLRELVREGTTEWKEKMTTLKVQESAQ from the coding sequence ATGAGGGGCCGCACCATGAGCCGTCGCCGCATGTCGCACGTTCTGCGTCTGTCTCCGCTGTGCCTGGCCGTCGTGCTGACGGCCTGCGGCGCGAGCGAAGACGATGAATTGCAGCAATGGATGCAGCAAGCGCGCCAGAGCGTCAGTACGACCGTGCCGCCGCTGCCCGAACCCAAGCCTTACGCGCCGCGCGAATACACGACCACCAAGCAGACTGATCCGTTCAGCGTGCAAAAGGTGGCAGAACTTTCGCGCGCGCAAAACGAATCGCCGGAACCGAATCGCCGTCGCGAGCCGCTGGAAGACTATCCGCTGGAAGCCTTCAAGCTGGTCGGGACGATGAAGCGCAATGGCGAGACGGAAGCCGTCGTGTCTGTCGGGGACAAGACGCAGCATGTGCATGTGGGGCAGTACATCGGACAAAACTATGGTCGCATCGTCCGCATCGGAGACCAGGAACTCACCCTGCGTGAGCTGGTGCGCGAAGGCACGACCGAATGGAAAGAAAAAATGACGACCCTGAAAGTTCAGGAGAGCGCGCAATGA
- a CDS encoding type 4a pilus biogenesis protein PilO: MAISTEISLEDLVSQFRGLNLNEPETWPIAPRILFMILSAVLVIGLGWQLYWSGKFDERDAKRTEQANLKSAYQSKLAQVVNLEALRKQKAEVEQRVAKLELQLPNKTEMDALLADVNHAGIARGLTFDLFRPSGAVVKPYYAEIPVAVKVNGRYHDMALFAADVAALSRIVTLQNISLTGTKDGGMVMETRAEAYRALDADEQAAQRKANAAAKGGAK; the protein is encoded by the coding sequence ATGGCCATCTCGACCGAAATTTCGTTGGAAGACCTGGTCAGCCAGTTCCGTGGCCTGAACCTGAACGAGCCGGAAACGTGGCCGATCGCGCCGCGCATCCTGTTCATGATTCTCTCTGCCGTGCTGGTGATCGGCCTGGGCTGGCAGTTGTATTGGAGCGGCAAGTTCGACGAGCGCGACGCCAAGCGCACCGAACAGGCCAACCTCAAGTCGGCATACCAGAGCAAGCTCGCGCAGGTGGTGAACCTCGAAGCGCTGCGCAAGCAAAAGGCCGAGGTGGAGCAGCGCGTCGCCAAGCTTGAACTGCAACTGCCCAACAAGACCGAGATGGATGCGCTGCTGGCCGACGTCAACCACGCCGGCATCGCGCGTGGCCTGACCTTCGACCTGTTCCGTCCGTCCGGCGCAGTGGTCAAGCCTTACTACGCCGAGATCCCGGTGGCGGTGAAGGTAAATGGCCGCTATCACGACATGGCGCTGTTTGCGGCCGACGTGGCGGCGCTGTCGCGTATCGTCACGCTGCAGAACATCTCCCTGACGGGCACCAAGGATGGCGGCATGGTGATGGAAACGCGCGCTGAGGCCTACCGGGCGCTCGACGCCGACGAGCAGGCGGCTCAGCGCAAGGCGAATGCAGCCGCCAAGGGAGGCGCCAAATGA
- a CDS encoding PilN domain-containing protein, whose amino-acid sequence MANDSANVVNALPSVNLLPYHAERRAGKRKKVFMSLGAAAAVGAVVVFLGGMVIDHQTEEAQRINDILTQKNAEMDKQIAEVNTLKKDIDDLLQRQQAVESLQNQRNRPVQLLEELVRQVPDGIYLTSLKQEGERYTVSGVAQSNERVSDLLRNLGAVPWLDHAELGESVATTMTNNLKEQRRLFNFTIRFQWKAEPATPAKPGAATAGK is encoded by the coding sequence ATGGCCAATGACAGCGCAAATGTCGTGAATGCGCTCCCGAGCGTGAACCTGCTGCCGTATCACGCTGAGCGACGCGCCGGGAAGCGCAAGAAAGTCTTCATGAGCCTGGGTGCCGCCGCGGCGGTGGGTGCGGTGGTGGTATTCCTGGGCGGCATGGTGATCGATCACCAGACCGAAGAGGCGCAACGCATCAACGACATCCTCACGCAGAAAAACGCGGAGATGGACAAGCAGATCGCCGAGGTCAACACCCTCAAGAAGGACATCGACGATCTGCTGCAACGTCAGCAAGCGGTGGAAAGTCTGCAAAACCAGCGCAACCGCCCGGTCCAGTTGCTCGAAGAGCTGGTGCGCCAGGTGCCCGACGGAATTTACCTCACCTCGCTCAAGCAGGAAGGCGAGCGTTACACCGTGTCGGGCGTGGCGCAGTCGAACGAGCGCGTGTCGGACCTGCTGCGCAACCTGGGCGCGGTGCCCTGGCTCGATCATGCCGAACTGGGCGAATCGGTAGCCACCACCATGACGAATAACCTGAAGGAACAGCGTCGCCTGTTCAACTTCACGATCCGCTTCCAGTGGAAGGCCGAACCGGCAACGCCGGCCAAGCCGGGTGCGGCCACGGCGGGGAAATAA
- the pilM gene encoding type IV pilus biogenesis protein PilM, which translates to MSGLLRRNIVGIDIGSSSVKVVELSANGKQGDFRLEKCASELIERSAVADGNLVNIDAVGNALKRAIAKAGIRGKEAVLAIPASLTESQTVSLPDNLTEDELFVQVESEANRLFPPSQNVNFDYVVIGPSETEGGIGVRVTATVSERVTERVTAAEMAGLKAIVMDVEENAIQRAMTHMLAVKPDATETETRDMPVVAMFHLGGARSHALFYQGWKELYEQPMSGSGDQLTQSISRLFSLDLLKAEVKKRKNTLPDEYRSQLLKPSLETLAMEVGQAIQNFLSTSSVGRVDEIVLSGGHASLLGVQTAIQQQTQINTTLANPFANMGAAKNVNARYLQRDLPAYIVSAGLALRGLQ; encoded by the coding sequence TTGTCCGGCCTGCTGCGCCGCAATATCGTCGGGATAGATATCGGGTCTTCCAGCGTCAAGGTGGTGGAGTTGTCCGCCAACGGTAAGCAGGGGGATTTCCGTCTCGAAAAATGCGCCAGCGAGCTGATTGAACGCAGTGCCGTCGCTGACGGCAATCTGGTGAATATCGATGCGGTGGGCAATGCGCTCAAGCGCGCCATCGCCAAGGCCGGCATTCGCGGTAAGGAAGCCGTGCTTGCCATTCCTGCAAGCCTGACGGAATCGCAAACCGTCAGCCTGCCCGACAACCTGACCGAAGACGAACTCTTTGTGCAGGTCGAGAGCGAAGCCAACCGGCTGTTTCCACCTTCGCAGAACGTCAATTTCGACTATGTCGTGATCGGTCCGTCTGAAACGGAAGGCGGGATCGGGGTGCGCGTCACGGCAACCGTTTCCGAGCGCGTGACCGAACGCGTGACCGCCGCCGAGATGGCCGGTCTGAAAGCGATCGTCATGGACGTGGAAGAAAACGCCATCCAGCGCGCCATGACGCACATGCTGGCGGTCAAGCCGGACGCCACCGAAACCGAGACGCGCGACATGCCTGTCGTGGCGATGTTCCACTTGGGTGGTGCGCGCTCGCACGCACTGTTCTACCAGGGCTGGAAGGAGTTGTACGAGCAGCCCATGTCGGGCTCGGGCGACCAGCTCACGCAGAGCATCTCGCGTCTGTTCTCCCTCGATCTGCTCAAGGCCGAGGTGAAGAAGCGCAAGAACACGCTGCCCGACGAATACCGGAGTCAGCTGCTCAAGCCCTCGCTCGAGACGCTGGCCATGGAAGTCGGTCAGGCCATCCAGAATTTCCTGTCGACCTCGAGCGTCGGCCGCGTCGACGAGATCGTGCTGTCGGGCGGCCACGCATCGCTGCTAGGCGTGCAAACCGCCATCCAGCAGCAGACGCAGATCAATACGACGCTGGCCAACCCGTTTGCCAATATGGGCGCGGCCAAAAACGTCAACGCGCGCTATCTGCAGCGCGATCTGCCGGCCTACATCGTCAGCGCGGGCCTCGCCCTGCGCGGGCTTCAATAA
- a CDS encoding penicillin-binding protein 1A, which produces MATAQTTPASPKPPKARRPLWARLLLWMLGLFVAMGVVGALLLGYALLVAAPNLPSLDAITDYRPKIPLRVYTADNVLIGEFGEERRSFVPITQMPDVMKRAVLAIEDDRFYEHGGVDFIGVLRAGLANLHGGLSQGASTITMQVARNFFLSSEKTYTRKIYEILLSYKIEASLTKDQILELYMNQIYLGQRAYGFASAEQIYFGKNIKDITLAEAAMLAGLPKAPSAYNPVVNPKRAKVRQEYILQRMRDLHYITPEQYTQAVNEQLPVRGEGHEFDVHAEYVAEMVRQLMYAQYREETYTRGLNVYTTLRKADQDVAYQSVRRGILDYERRHGYRGPEAFIDLPSDAEEREQAIDDALLEHPNSDDLQSAVVVSVSPKLVRATMLTGETIDLAGDGLRFAQAALSNNAQPKIKLRPGAVIRVIEDTKTQKWSITQLPEVASGFISLDPQTGAIYSMVGGFDFNRSKFNHVTQAWRQPGSSFKPFIYSAAVDKGFSPSTVINDAPLSIPTGDTGGQVWEPKNYGGGYDGPMTMRRALQKSKNLVSVRILRAIGTQYAQQYITRFGFDADRHPAYLPMALGAGSVTMLQMASGYSVFANGGYRVNPYIIDRVVDARGTVVQQSHPMTAGKDAVRVIDPRNDFIMDSLLRSVVSNGTGYQAKVKLGRNDMAGKTGTTNDSFDAWFCGYTPKLVGVAWMGYDNPRSLGDRETGGGLALPIWINYMSYALKGEPQTERQPPEGVVQMAGDWAYEEYANGQGVASVGLGDAMPGASAPGGDQPQQPGINLAPTQEQEKQKILDMFRGN; this is translated from the coding sequence ATGGCTACTGCCCAAACCACCCCAGCCTCGCCCAAGCCGCCCAAAGCCCGCCGCCCGCTGTGGGCGCGCCTGCTTCTCTGGATGCTCGGCCTGTTCGTTGCCATGGGGGTCGTCGGGGCGCTGCTGCTGGGCTATGCCCTGCTCGTCGCCGCGCCCAACCTGCCGTCGCTCGACGCCATCACCGATTACCGCCCGAAGATTCCGCTTCGCGTCTACACCGCCGACAATGTCCTCATCGGCGAATTCGGTGAGGAGCGCCGCAGCTTCGTGCCGATCACGCAAATGCCCGACGTGATGAAGCGCGCGGTCCTGGCGATCGAAGACGACCGCTTCTACGAGCACGGCGGCGTCGACTTCATCGGCGTCCTGCGCGCGGGCCTGGCGAACCTGCATGGCGGCCTGTCGCAAGGCGCGTCGACCATCACGATGCAGGTGGCGCGCAACTTCTTCCTGTCGAGCGAGAAGACGTACACGCGCAAGATTTACGAGATCTTGCTCTCGTACAAGATCGAGGCGAGCCTGACAAAGGATCAGATACTCGAGCTGTACATGAACCAGATCTACCTGGGCCAGCGCGCGTACGGTTTCGCGAGCGCAGAGCAGATCTACTTCGGCAAGAACATCAAGGACATTACGCTCGCAGAAGCCGCCATGCTGGCCGGCCTGCCCAAGGCGCCGTCGGCGTACAACCCGGTGGTGAACCCGAAGCGCGCCAAGGTGCGTCAGGAGTACATCCTGCAGCGCATGCGCGACCTGCACTACATCACCCCGGAACAGTACACCCAGGCCGTCAACGAGCAATTGCCGGTGCGCGGCGAAGGCCATGAATTCGACGTGCACGCCGAATACGTCGCCGAAATGGTGCGCCAGCTCATGTACGCGCAATACCGCGAAGAAACCTACACGCGCGGGCTGAACGTCTACACCACGCTGCGCAAGGCCGACCAGGACGTCGCCTATCAATCCGTGCGCCGCGGCATTCTCGATTACGAGCGCCGTCACGGCTATCGCGGCCCTGAAGCGTTCATCGACCTGCCCTCCGATGCAGAGGAGCGTGAACAGGCCATCGACGACGCCCTGCTGGAACACCCGAACAGCGACGATCTGCAATCGGCCGTGGTGGTGAGCGTGTCACCCAAGCTGGTGCGCGCGACGATGCTGACCGGTGAGACGATCGACCTGGCAGGCGACGGCCTGCGCTTTGCACAGGCGGCCCTGTCGAACAATGCACAGCCCAAGATCAAGCTGCGCCCGGGCGCGGTGATCCGGGTGATCGAGGACACGAAGACGCAGAAGTGGTCGATCACGCAACTTCCGGAAGTGGCCTCGGGTTTCATCTCGCTGGATCCGCAGACGGGCGCGATCTACTCGATGGTGGGTGGCTTCGATTTCAACCGCAGCAAGTTCAACCACGTCACGCAGGCCTGGCGCCAGCCGGGTTCGAGCTTCAAGCCGTTCATCTACTCGGCGGCGGTGGACAAGGGTTTCTCGCCCTCTACGGTCATCAACGACGCGCCGCTCTCGATCCCGACCGGCGACACCGGCGGCCAGGTGTGGGAGCCGAAGAACTACGGCGGCGGCTATGACGGCCCGATGACGATGCGCCGCGCGCTGCAGAAATCGAAGAACCTGGTGTCGGTGCGCATCCTGCGCGCGATCGGTACGCAGTACGCGCAGCAGTACATCACGCGCTTTGGGTTCGATGCCGATCGGCACCCCGCCTATCTGCCCATGGCGCTGGGCGCCGGTTCCGTGACGATGTTGCAGATGGCGAGCGGCTACTCGGTGTTCGCCAACGGCGGCTATCGCGTGAACCCCTACATCATCGATCGCGTGGTGGATGCGCGCGGCACGGTCGTGCAGCAAAGCCACCCGATGACCGCCGGCAAAGACGCCGTGCGCGTGATTGATCCGCGCAACGACTTCATCATGGATTCGCTGCTGCGCAGCGTGGTGTCGAACGGCACGGGCTACCAGGCCAAGGTCAAGCTGGGCCGCAACGACATGGCTGGCAAGACCGGGACCACCAACGATTCGTTCGACGCCTGGTTCTGCGGCTATACGCCCAAGCTGGTCGGCGTGGCCTGGATGGGTTACGACAACCCGCGCAGCCTGGGGGATCGCGAAACGGGTGGCGGCCTGGCCCTGCCCATCTGGATCAACTACATGAGCTACGCGCTCAAGGGCGAGCCCCAGACCGAGCGCCAGCCGCCCGAAGGCGTCGTACAGATGGCGGGCGACTGGGCCTACGAGGAATACGCCAATGGCCAGGGCGTGGCTTCGGTGGGTCTGGGCGATGCGATGCCGGGGGCCTCCGCGCCGGGCGGCGATCAGCCGCAACAGCCTGGCATCAACCTCGCGCCGACGCAGGAACAGGAGAAACAGAAGATTCTCGACATGTTCCGCGGCAATTGA
- the cyaY gene encoding iron donor protein CyaY — protein MPPLSESEFLALAEAELTRIESIVETAADEADADIEVNRTGNVLTLEFDDGSKIIINSQAPMQELWVAARAGGFHFRRGDDGRWVDTRSKEELYVALSRYISQQSDVDVTLAAG, from the coding sequence ATGCCCCCCCTGAGCGAATCGGAGTTCCTGGCACTGGCCGAAGCGGAACTTACCCGCATCGAAAGCATCGTCGAAACGGCTGCCGACGAGGCGGATGCCGACATCGAGGTCAATCGCACCGGCAACGTGCTGACGCTCGAATTCGACGATGGCTCCAAGATCATCATCAACAGCCAGGCGCCGATGCAGGAGCTGTGGGTGGCAGCGCGTGCCGGCGGTTTCCACTTCCGCCGGGGCGACGACGGTCGCTGGGTCGACACGCGCAGCAAGGAAGAGCTTTATGTGGCGCTCTCTCGCTATATCAGCCAGCAAAGCGATGTGGATGTGACATTGGCCGCCGGCTGA